The genomic DNA TAGCGTTTGAAGAATCTAAAAAATGGAAATCTTATCATGAGGATGTGATCCTTAATCCCAATTTAAAGGGCATAATATCCGATATGTTAAGCCGAATTTCCTTAGAATCAAATCACGGGAAAATAATGGTTGAAAAATCAATTAGTTATCTTACTACCTCTCGTAATGGCCTCACTGAAGATGAATTAATTGACCTACTTTCTAATGATAAAGAAGTATTAAATGATTTTTATCGGCGTTCACCACTCTCTCCAAAGGTGGAAAGACTTCCTTTAGTAATATGGTCACGTTTGTATTTTGATCTAGACGCTTATATAAGATCAAATAATATTGGAGGATACAACCTTTACTATTTCCCAGGCACAATTAAAGAAATTATTAAGGATCAATTTATTGAAAATGAAACAGAAATCAAATTCCATCAAATACATGTAAAATACTTCAAGAAAAGTAATCTTGACGATAGAAAAATTGATGAATTACCATGGCATTTGGAAAAATTGAAATTATATGAAGAATTGAAAAATTTTATAACTGGTATCATAGTATTTAGTAAAATGGCATCTGTTCCAAGGCAATCTGAACTAATTCATTATTGGAACTCTTTAAAACCTAATTATGATCTAGCAAACGAAATTATGGAAAATTTAACGGGTTATGAACAGGAAGGGTTATCACCAAACATTACAGATACATATGACGATATGGCTTGTTTTTTTAATATTGTTGCCGAATACAATTATGCGGAGATACTTTTTAAACGGGAATTAACTATTTTAGAAAAGGAATTAGGGCCTGAAAACCCAAAAATTGTTGATATAAAACAAAATCTCGCCTTTACATTAATGAAAAGTGGAAGCATAGACTCTTCAGAATCAATTATAAAAAATGTTTTAAAAACACCTAAAGATAATTCCGGTGATGAAATTGTGAAGTCTTTAAATCTCAAAGGGTTGGTATTATATGAAAAAGGAGAACATGATGAAGCTGAACAAACATTCAGACTTGCGATAAAAAAATCAGAAGAATACAGAACAAATAATTATAATATTTTAAATAATCTTGGAATTGTATTGGAATTAAAAGGCAATTTTGAAGAAGCTGAAAAACTTTACACCGACAGTTTAAAACTTTGTGAAGTTGTATACGGCAAAGATGACCCAGAAGTGGCTGCTCGCTTAAACAATCTCGCACTATTATTATCCAAAAAAGAAGAATTAGAAAGAGCAGAAGAACTTTACAGACGCAGCTTAAAAATTCGACAGGAAAAACTAGGTTTAGAACATCCTGATACTGCTCAATCATTAGGAAATTTAGCTCTTTTATTAACTCAGAAAGGAAGTTTTGAAGAAGCTGAAGAGTTATATATGAAAAGTATTACAATATATGAAAAAACCCTTGGACCAGACCATAAATCCACATTACTCTTTAAAAACAATTTAGCAATCCTTTTGAATATTAAAAATAGTAATTCTCTGAATAATAGCTATGATGAATCAAAAACTTATGAAACAGATTCATTTTCAAGTGATTCAAAAACCGATAATTCTCCCGATACTGTGCGTGCTGGAGATTTAGAAACAGGCAAAAACTTAAAAACCTTAAAAGGTCACACAGATACAGTATGGGCAGTGGCTGTTACTCCTGATGGTAAAAAAGCAGTCAGCGGAAGTTGGGATAAGACTGTCTGTGTTTGGGATTTAGAAACAGGGAAAATCCTAAAAACAAAAAAAGGCCACTCAAATATGGTAAATGTAGTGGTTGTTACTCCTGATGGTAAAAAAGCAATCATTGGCAGTGGGGATGAGTCTGTGCGTGTTTGGGATTTAGAAACAGGAAAAATCCTAAAAACACTAGAAGGCCTTTCAGAGAATGTAGGGGCTGTGGTTGTTACTCCTGATGGTAAAAAAGCAGTCGCTGGCAGTTATAAGACTGTCTGTGTTTGGGATTTAGAAACAGGAAAAATCCTAAAAACATTAGAAGGTCATCCAAACACTGTATTTGCTGTGGCTGTTACTCCTGATGGTAAAAAAGTATTAATTGGCGGAGGATCGTTAACTGGAATTGACAATATTATTCGTGTTTGGGATTTAGAAACGGGGAAAAAATTCCATACACTAAAAGGTCACACAGATATAGTATATGCAGTGGTTGTTACTCCTGATGGTAAAAAAGCAGTCACTGGCAGTGATGATAAAACCATCCGCTTATGGGACATAGAAACTGGTGATTTGATTTCTTTTTATAAAGAAAAGAGTGAAATTTATTGTCTGGCTATGAAAGATGATGAAAATTTTGTTTTTGGTTCAGGGTCAGGTGACGTTGTTCTTTCGCATTTAATTAACATATCAAAAAGTTTTCCTTTAATTACAAGTAAAAAGATGTGGGTTTATGGAGAAAACGATAATTATACAACTATGTGGTTTTCTGGAGATTCTGGTTATTGGGATGAGAATATAACAGCCGATTGTCCCTGTTGTGGAGAACGTTTCAAAGTTTCAGATGAAATCATAGATATGATAAGAGAAACTGAAAAACAATATAAAATGCCTAACGGATGGATTTCTGATGAAGCTTGGAATGATACAAGACTTATCTCTGAATGTAGGGAATGTAATCAGAAAATAAAGTTTAATCCTTTTATAGTTGATAATTCTGAAGAAGAAATTAAATAATGACTATCATCACGGATCGAAAACCCCATATGAAGATTTAAATGAACCCAAATCAACAATTGCTGACGAATTGGATAGAGCTGAAAAAATGTGCCCGAATCTACAATTTATATTGAAGTAGAAACTGTTAAAGAAAAAAAATATCTGAATTTTCTCCTAAAGATGAAAAGGAACCAACTAAAGAAAAGAAGAAAACCAAAAAATCAAAGTGGAAATTCTGGAAATAATTGAGGTGATAAACTGAATAAACTAACCAACCTCAAATACTTAAAATTTAAATCTCCAGAAGAAATCAAAGGCCTAATAAAACATTATAAAAAGATCATTGTTTCTTTTGATTCATCTAAGAGAACTAAAAATAATGAAAAACTTCAAAAATACATCGAGGATTCATTGATTATTCCAAGGGAAAATCAGATAAAATAGACATCATCCCCTCATTTGATCCTTACCATGAGGCCCAGTTAAGTGAATACGAAGCAGAAATCCTGGACTTCTACACTTTTTTTACTGAAAACGAGGAGTACTTATCTAAATTCTGTGAAATTCCCGATTTTATTCTTCAACAGGCCTACAACCACGCAGCTTCTGGTCCAGTTCACCACCAGGCTAAAAAACTATCAAGTGGATTAAATGAAGGAAATAATTCTAATATAACCCTCCTCCCGGATCACAAGCTCCCCCAGTACCGAAAATATCCTATTTTACAGAAGAAGTTCCAGGCCCCTGAAAATAACCGGTATTTCAGTCAAAAACTGTTTATAACTCCTGATGGGAAGAAAGCCCTGGCCTATCAATCCAACTTAGTCTTATGGAATTTGGAGACTGGTGAAAATATCCTTTTAGATGATAATTACCCATGTTATACTGCAGATATCACCCCGGATGGTAGGTGGGCTTTAACATCTAACCGGGAAACTCTAACCCTCTGGGATTTAGATGAAAGGAACTCCATTAAAAATATACGTTCCAAGGATTCTTTTAAAATCATCATCCGTTCTGATGGCCAAATGGCCATTGTTATTTTCGACTCTTATTTGAAGGTATATGATCTATCTACGTGGGAAGTGGTTAAGGAAATTTCAGGCCAAGATGAACTTTATTCATTTAGTATAAGTGCTGATTTTAAGACTGCTGTGTGGATCTCTGATGGTAATCTTATTGTATATGACTTTGAAAATGATAAAATCGTGAAAATAATACGTGGAAGAGGATTGATGGCTACTCCGACGACTACTATAAGTCCTGATGGCAGTAAATTCCTTTGTTTCACCCATCATCGTATGAATTACCTCTGGGACATAGAAAAAGTAGATTTTATGGATAGAATAGGAAATAACATAACGGATCTCACTCCTGACTTTAAATTAGCCATTACTGGAGATACCAATCCTGGAGATTTGTTAGATATAACCAGATTAAAGAGAGTCGGCATGTTTGTTAATGAAGCAAAAACCATTAAAACTCTTAATGAAGGGGCTGAACATCTTCTTAAAGATTCTAAAATAACCGCTGATGGCAGAAGGGGTGTTTCATTGGATGGGCGCTCCAATATTTGCATCTGGGATCTGGAGAGGGGAGAATCATTAAAGGATCTCAAAAGAGAGGGTAGAAAAATAATCCCGTGATAGCATGTAAAACATTCAAGAAGAAACTAAAAAGATAATAGAGGAGATAATTAGACCGGGATATATTAAAACTCATTATTACCTGGAAAACGCTGCACTTTCAATAGAAATCGAAAAGTTAAAAATAAATTCATTAGATTTAAAATTCCGAAGACCATGATAAACATATCAATAGAAACCATCGGCCTCCTGGCCAGCCTAACTGCCATCATAATGTTCATAAGTCCCATCGCCCAGATCCAGAGCATCAGAAAAATCAAAAAGTCTGATGAGGTTTCACCCGCACTCTATATAGCCATGGTGGTGAACTGTTCACTCTGGACCATCTACGGGGCTGGGATAGAAAACTGGTACATTTTAACACCCAACGCCATAGGTGCTGTACTGGGAATACTAACCCTGACTGTAATCTACCGTTATCGTTAGAAAAGAAAGATTTCACGGATAAAAATTCATAAAAACAATTAAAGAAACTTATTAATCCGTTTCGACTCTGGTGAAATGTTATTTTCACCACTGGCATCCTTAGATTTGGAAGATTTCCTTTCTCTAAATAGTTCTTCCATTGTCTTCTGATAATCAGCATATCTGCAATTACAGGAAGTATCTGATTCACAGACCAGTTTAGTGTTTATATTCCTGATTTTCTCAACATGCTCAATTTTACCCCAAAAATCAGCTAGACTATTCTTTCTATTGTACTTGCCAATCATCATATTTTCAGGGTCATTATGGAAATTGTAGCAGATGTAAATTCCCCCATACGGGTCTATTGTAACCGATAATGGGTTAATCCAGCATTTGAATCCCTCAGGATAAACAGTTTTTCCCAGGTCAACTTGTAAAATATCATTTGCTGATTTTTCAGATTTTAATGAACGTAATTCTTCTCCCACTTCAATTAAATCTTCAAAAGAGGGTTCATCTTCCTGGCTACGGATGGATTTTACCTTAAGGTGTTCCACGCCAAGATCTAAAAGTTCCGAAACGGTTTCCATTAATTCATCTTTATTTTTAGAAGTTAAAAGTAATTTAGAACCTACTATGGCCATTAGTTTGTTATTTTTCTTCTTATTTTTCTTCTTGTATTCAAGGAGTTGAGTAAGATTATTGAAATATTCCTCCCTTACTCTTCTATTGTAACTCGCTTTCTCTGAGAAGCTTAAGCGGATGTAGGCGAAACATTCCAGAAGTAGTTTTACGGTGTTTTCATCTAATCTGGATATATTTTGTCCGTTGGTTAAAATACCGAAATTCATTCCTTTATTTCTTCTAAATTCCAAAACCACTTCTATTAACTCATTGATATTGCTGTGTTCCAGTGGTTCCCCACCCCCACATAATTCCACATTCATTACCCCCAGACTTGATAAATCTGCCAATATAGTCTTAAATAACTCCAGATCCATATCTAAAGTGTCATTTTTCTGGGATTCTTTTATGTGATCTTTGTAAATACAGTTTTTGCAATAAAGACTGCACTGATAAGTAGGGTAAATGTATGCCATCTTCGGATAAGGGATATTATTTTTAGCTTGTGGATATGTTAGTGCATTTATTATCCTCCAG from Methanobacterium sp. Maddingley MBC34 includes the following:
- a CDS encoding putative Fe-S oxidoreductase, which translates into the protein MENRFYKWADHEKGVIKGHEMNKRVLPYYDDAWRIINALTYPQAKNNIPYPKMAYIYPTYQCSLYCKNCIYKDHIKESQKNDTLDMDLELFKTILADLSSLGVMNVELCGGGEPLEHSNINELIEVVLEFRRNKGMNFGILTNGQNISRLDENTVKLLLECFAYIRLSFSEKASYNRRVREEYFNNLTQLLEYKKKNKKKNNKLMAIVGSKLLLTSKNKDELMETVSELLDLGVEHLKVKSIRSQEDEPSFEDLIEVGEELRSLKSEKSANDILQVDLGKTVYPEGFKCWINPLSVTIDPYGGIYICYNFHNDPENMMIGKYNRKNSLADFWGKIEHVEKIRNINTKLVCESDTSCNCRYADYQKTMEELFRERKSSKSKDASGENNISPESKRINKFL
- a CDS encoding WD40 repeat-containing protein (PFAM: WD domain, G-beta repeat; NACHT domain) codes for the protein VLNNKTFRVFVSSTFSDLKEERNALQREVFPKLRELCMEHGFRFQAIDLRWGVSEEAGLDQQTMKICLEEIERSQRVSPKPNFIVLLGDRYGWRPLPYEIPADEFEEILDKVPEKDKPFLSWKGDLLDDEQLKKREGWYCLDTNAVPSVYCLKPRLVDYDENDPDDVIKEAKDKESEDWGKIEERIKTLLLKAIEELEWPENDPRRSKYEDSATEQEIMKGVLKPPKDIPHPEEHVFCFFRNIKEKEKLGLNDYTKDFFDFNNEGKLDESSTESLNKLKEKLKKKLVHSNNNSNIFNYYTEWQGDTLSENHLRDLCNDAYDSLSSVILEEINKFKNVDPVSAEIKEHENYSKQFNKVFIGRKTVINHMEEFIGRETVINQIDEYTHGASESCLIISGAPGSGKTAILVEIARRTKIKYQNAVVISRFIGATPSSHNIQFLLYSIIKEIKNEYGEEDGLTYSETDLVASSADHSKRNIDFSWSLLSASKEKPLIILIDSLNQLNDSEDFKTFSWLDSRWPKDVYLILTTTPDHLSKSSYLMKINELKIPDMDHEEGVDLLNTWLNNAERRLKKNQKDIILQRFSKNRFPLYLKIAFEESKKWKSYHEDVILNPNLKGIISDMLSRISLESNHGKIMVEKSISYLTTSRNGLTEDELIDLLSNDKEVLNDFYRRSPLSPKVERLPLVIWSRLYFDLDAYIRSNNIGGYNLYYFPGTIKEIIKDQFIENETEIKFHQIHVKYFKKSNLDDRKIDELPWHLEKLKLYEELKNFITGIIVFSKMASVPRQSELIHYWNSLKPNYDLANEIMENLTGYEQEGLSPNITDTYDDMACFFNIVAEYNYAEILFKRELTILEKELGPENPKIVDIKQNLAFTLMKSGSIDSSESIIKNVLKTPKDNSGDEIVKSLNLKGLVLYEKGEHDEAEQTFRLAIKKSEEYRTNNYNILNNLGIVLELKGNFEEAEKLYTDSLKLCEVVYGKDDPEVAARLNNLALLLSKKEELERAEELYRRSLKIRQEKLGLEHPDTAQSLGNLALLLTQKGSFEEAEELYMKSITIYEKTLGPDHKSTLLFKNNLAILLNIKNSNSLNNSYDESKTYETDSFSSDSKTDNSPDTVRAGDLETGKNLKTLKGHTDTVWAVAVTPDGKKAVSGSWDKTVCVWDLETGKILKTKKGHSNMVNVVVVTPDGKKAIIGSGDESVRVWDLETGKILKTLEGLSENVGAVVVTPDGKKAVAGSYKTVCVWDLETGKILKTLEGHPNTVFAVAVTPDGKKVLIGGGSLTGIDNIIRVWDLETGKKFHTLKGHTDIVYAVVVTPDGKKAVTGSDDKTIRLWDIETGDLISFYKEKSEIYCLAMKDDENFVFGSGSGDVVLSHLINISKSFPLITSKKMWVYGENDNYTTMWFSGDSGYWDENITADCPCCGERFKVSDEIIDMIRETEKQYKMPNGWISDEAWNDTRLISECRECNQKIKFNPFIVDNSEEEIK
- a CDS encoding MtN3/saliva family (PFAM: MtN3/saliva family), which produces MINISIETIGLLASLTAIIMFISPIAQIQSIRKIKKSDEVSPALYIAMVVNCSLWTIYGAGIENWYILTPNAIGAVLGILTLTVIYRYR